One segment of Aulosira sp. FACHB-615 DNA contains the following:
- a CDS encoding glycosyltransferase — protein MSKVLLTNHHLMNYAGSELVTLDLANEFQRTGWDVTVVTFRLGGDVEKHFSERGIKVINILNQSIEEKEFDLVWSHHYPVLVKCLVEDSVKTKFLVISSLSPYEPLEAIPFFRSQSDLILCNSEETKNEIIKSNKDVNLNLDKIFVFKNSVYLDWFNQSRNRNRNSPELSKVAIISNHPPREILDAIELLRLKNIDVDLIGISGIAKLVDMDVLSSYDAIITIGRTVQHCMALEIPVFCYDHFGGPGWLTPDNFQIAEWFNYSGRCCYQRFQSEQIMDSLINGFIESKKYLSFFKNYAIENYSLTKNVETVLTCINIDNKINNDYISFNSKQVIGKIGKAYWRIFNEREIFSQQLQHTQSQLQHTQSQLQHTQSQLQHTQSQLQHTQSELERSQIMIAAMESSKFWQMRTVWFNFRNAIGLVNPNVSFRQSLFSEAKYLLAIFRAKGFSYVFYQILKKIFFNFNYTLNPVLALPGVPHANDIDYQRWLNINYPTQDALKKMPAQVDLLTYKPVISIVMPVFNTPANFLREAIDSVLNQAYPYWELCIADDASTDNQIRQILEDYSSKDSRIKVVFRNENGHISRCSNSALELATGEFISLLDHDDILTPDALYEVALLLNQHPDADMIYSDEDKMAENGKLQDPFFKPDWCPDSFLSRMYTCHLATYRRELVEKIGGFRIGYEGSQDYDLVLRLTEKTTRIFHIPKILYHWRIHPQSAASKADQKPYAVIAAEKALADALVRRGEDGRVTEAKSLAGHHIIRYTIKDYKLVSIIIPTRDLGNTLDKCLTSIFEKTTYPNYEIILIDNGSEEENTFRIFSKWQQKEPNRFQCHRLDIPFNYSRINNYAVNQAKGDYLLFLNNDIEVITPDWIDAMVEQAQRPSIGAVGALLLYPDHTIQHAGVVIGIGGVAGHSHKNYPSDSPGYFDQIATVNNYSAMTAACLMCRREVFEAVEGFEEKLAVAFNDVDLCLKIVEKGYRNIYLPHVMLYHYESKSRGYEDTPEKIARFLQETEYMQNKWKKFIDNDPCYSINLTSKHEDYSLKLE, from the coding sequence ATGTCTAAAGTTTTACTAACAAATCATCATCTGATGAATTATGCTGGTTCAGAACTTGTTACTCTTGATCTGGCAAACGAATTTCAACGAACAGGTTGGGATGTAACTGTTGTAACTTTCCGATTGGGTGGTGATGTTGAAAAGCATTTTAGTGAACGAGGTATTAAAGTTATTAATATTTTAAATCAATCCATAGAAGAAAAAGAATTTGATTTAGTATGGAGTCATCATTATCCAGTATTAGTAAAATGCTTAGTCGAAGATTCTGTTAAAACTAAGTTTTTAGTTATCAGTAGTTTGTCACCTTATGAACCTTTAGAAGCAATTCCTTTCTTTCGCTCGCAATCTGATTTAATTTTATGTAATTCAGAGGAAACAAAAAACGAAATTATAAAATCTAATAAAGATGTAAATTTAAATCTTGATAAAATATTTGTATTTAAAAATTCTGTATATTTAGATTGGTTTAATCAAAGTAGAAATAGAAATAGAAATAGTCCTGAATTAAGTAAAGTTGCAATAATTTCTAACCATCCACCAAGAGAAATTTTAGATGCTATAGAGCTTTTAAGATTGAAAAATATAGATGTTGATTTAATAGGAATCTCAGGAATTGCTAAATTAGTTGATATGGATGTGCTTAGTTCTTATGATGCAATCATAACAATAGGTCGAACTGTCCAACACTGCATGGCTTTAGAAATTCCTGTATTTTGTTACGACCATTTTGGTGGGCCTGGTTGGTTAACTCCAGATAATTTTCAGATTGCAGAGTGGTTTAACTATTCAGGCAGATGCTGTTATCAGCGATTTCAGAGTGAACAAATAATGGACAGCTTAATTAACGGCTTTATTGAAAGTAAAAAATATTTAAGCTTTTTTAAAAACTATGCTATTGAAAATTATTCATTAACAAAAAACGTTGAAACAGTACTTACTTGTATAAATATTGATAATAAAATAAATAATGATTATATTAGTTTTAACTCTAAACAAGTTATTGGAAAAATAGGAAAAGCTTATTGGCGTATATTTAATGAACGCGAAATTTTTTCCCAACAACTCCAACATACACAATCTCAACTCCAACATACACAATCTCAACTCCAACATACACAATCTCAACTCCAACATACACAATCTCAACTCCAACATACACAATCTGAATTGGAGCGATCGCAAATTATGATCGCAGCAATGGAAAGTAGTAAATTTTGGCAGATGCGAACAGTATGGTTTAATTTCAGAAATGCGATTGGTTTAGTCAATCCAAATGTTTCTTTCCGTCAAAGTTTATTCTCAGAAGCAAAATATCTGTTGGCTATTTTTCGAGCCAAGGGATTCAGCTACGTATTCTATCAAATACTCAAAAAAATATTCTTCAATTTCAACTATACACTAAACCCTGTTTTAGCATTGCCAGGTGTTCCTCATGCTAATGATATTGACTATCAGAGGTGGTTGAACATAAACTACCCTACTCAAGATGCTTTAAAAAAGATGCCTGCACAGGTAGATTTATTAACTTACAAGCCTGTCATTAGCATTGTTATGCCTGTTTTTAATACGCCTGCAAATTTTTTGCGGGAAGCTATTGATTCCGTCTTAAATCAGGCTTATCCATATTGGGAACTATGTATTGCTGATGATGCTTCCACAGATAATCAAATCAGACAAATTCTTGAAGATTACTCATCAAAAGACTCTCGGATAAAAGTTGTCTTTAGAAATGAAAACGGTCATATTTCGCGTTGTTCTAACTCAGCTTTAGAGCTTGCTACTGGTGAATTCATCAGTTTACTTGATCATGATGATATTCTAACTCCTGATGCCCTATATGAAGTTGCTCTGTTGCTCAATCAGCATCCAGACGCAGATATGATTTATTCTGATGAAGATAAAATGGCTGAAAATGGGAAACTTCAAGATCCATTCTTTAAACCAGATTGGTGTCCTGACTCATTTTTATCTCGAATGTATACCTGTCATCTAGCCACTTACCGACGAGAATTAGTAGAAAAAATTGGTGGTTTTAGAATAGGTTATGAAGGCAGCCAAGATTATGATTTGGTTTTGAGGTTAACAGAAAAAACAACGCGAATTTTTCACATACCCAAAATACTATACCACTGGAGAATTCATCCCCAATCTGCTGCAAGCAAAGCTGATCAAAAGCCTTATGCTGTCATAGCAGCAGAAAAAGCACTAGCAGATGCGCTTGTTAGACGAGGTGAAGATGGACGAGTTACAGAAGCTAAAAGCCTTGCAGGACATCACATAATTCGATACACAATTAAAGACTATAAACTTGTCAGTATTATTATCCCTACAAGAGATTTGGGTAATACTTTAGACAAGTGTCTAACATCTATTTTTGAAAAAACAACTTACCCAAATTACGAAATTATTCTTATAGACAATGGTAGCGAGGAAGAAAATACGTTTAGGATTTTTTCTAAATGGCAACAAAAAGAACCCAACAGATTCCAATGCCATCGTCTAGATATCCCTTTTAACTACTCCAGGATTAATAATTATGCTGTAAATCAAGCCAAGGGAGATTACTTACTGTTTTTGAACAATGACATTGAAGTAATTACACCTGACTGGATAGATGCAATGGTTGAACAAGCTCAAAGACCATCTATAGGAGCTGTTGGAGCCTTACTTTTATATCCCGATCATACCATTCAACATGCTGGCGTAGTTATAGGTATTGGAGGAGTAGCCGGGCATAGTCATAAAAATTATCCCAGCGATTCACCTGGATACTTTGATCAAATTGCAACTGTAAATAATTATTCGGCTATGACAGCCGCTTGTTTAATGTGCCGACGAGAAGTTTTTGAAGCAGTAGAAGGTTTTGAAGAAAAACTTGCAGTTGCGTTTAATGACGTTGACCTATGTTTAAAAATTGTTGAAAAAGGTTACAGAAACATCTATTTGCCACACGTTATGTTATATCACTATGAATCTAAAAGCCGAGGTTACGAAGATACACCGGAAAAGATAGCAAGGTTTCTCCAAGAAACAGAGTATATGCAAAACAAGTGGAAAAAGTTTATTGACAACGATCCCTGTTATAGTATTAACTTGACATCTAAGCATGAAGATTACAGCCTTAAACTAGAATAA
- a CDS encoding ABC transporter ATP-binding protein has protein sequence MEVIRLDQVSLWRRTQEEFSYDLKKTLLSVLEGKYRQPAKKLVLDKIDLVVDQGEKIGIIGANGSGKSTMLKIICGILQPTSGAVRVRGKIAPLIELGAGFDPDISVMDNISLYGVLLGFSRAEMKERTGSILEFAELQDYALVPVKGLSSGMVARLGFAIATDVQPDILILDEVLSVGDESFRNKSKQRINNFWDGNATILVVSHDLSFIKSSCQRAIWLNKGQVKFLGSADETVECYLQSVNVADGQMDR, from the coding sequence ATGGAAGTAATTCGTCTAGATCAAGTTTCGCTTTGGCGACGGACACAAGAAGAGTTTTCTTACGACCTCAAGAAAACTCTGTTATCTGTTTTGGAAGGCAAATACCGTCAGCCAGCCAAAAAACTGGTACTAGACAAAATCGATTTGGTTGTTGACCAAGGAGAAAAAATAGGTATTATCGGAGCGAATGGCTCTGGTAAGTCAACAATGCTAAAAATAATTTGTGGAATTTTGCAACCCACAAGTGGTGCTGTTAGGGTTCGTGGAAAGATTGCGCCTTTGATTGAATTAGGTGCAGGATTTGATCCAGATATTTCTGTAATGGATAATATTAGTCTTTATGGTGTACTGCTGGGTTTTTCTAGAGCCGAAATGAAAGAGCGAACTGGTTCAATTTTAGAGTTTGCTGAATTACAAGACTATGCCTTAGTTCCAGTGAAAGGTTTATCATCAGGTATGGTGGCTAGATTAGGGTTTGCCATTGCCACAGATGTACAACCAGATATATTGATTCTTGACGAGGTTTTGTCTGTAGGTGACGAAAGTTTTAGAAATAAAAGTAAACAGAGAATTAATAACTTTTGGGATGGGAATGCAACTATTTTGGTAGTATCCCATGATTTAAGTTTTATTAAAAGTTCCTGTCAACGAGCTATCTGGTTGAATAAAGGACAAGTTAAATTTTTGGGTAGTGCTGACGAAACGGTAGAGTGTTATTTGCAATCAGTGAACGTGGCAGATGGGCAGATGGATAGATGA
- a CDS encoding ABC transporter permease codes for MTTVLKDDAKWLQAKRYWELLHVLVKRNLKVRYRGSFLGVYWSLLNPLIMTGLYTAIFGAAFASYYNNSILNYVLAAFTGLIVVNFFSASTSQALSSVVANGALLNKIRLPVSIFPVSMIAANILQFTMGALPLLALITLIYSKNLVNVLALLFPFLSLVLVCTGIGFLVSALYVFFRDLPYFYELVTFVFWMSSPVFYPAAIVPKQVKPFLALNPFSPIIESLRQITLSGNFPDLNLIWGALLSGIIILTLGWACFQMLRNQFMDLL; via the coding sequence ATGACAACTGTGTTGAAAGATGATGCAAAGTGGTTACAGGCAAAACGCTACTGGGAATTACTCCATGTATTGGTTAAGCGAAATCTGAAAGTTCGTTATCGAGGCTCTTTTTTAGGAGTGTATTGGTCGCTATTAAACCCACTCATTATGACAGGGTTATATACTGCCATTTTTGGTGCTGCTTTTGCCTCTTATTACAACAACTCAATACTCAACTATGTTTTAGCTGCGTTTACGGGGCTGATTGTAGTTAACTTTTTTTCAGCATCGACATCCCAGGCTTTAAGTAGTGTAGTTGCAAATGGCGCTTTGCTGAATAAAATTCGTTTACCCGTCAGCATCTTTCCAGTGTCCATGATTGCTGCTAATATATTGCAATTTACAATGGGGGCTTTGCCTTTACTAGCATTAATCACTTTAATTTATTCCAAGAATTTGGTGAATGTCCTCGCACTACTGTTTCCATTTCTGTCGCTTGTGTTAGTCTGTACGGGAATTGGCTTTTTAGTCAGTGCGCTGTATGTCTTTTTCAGAGACTTACCCTATTTTTATGAATTAGTTACATTCGTTTTTTGGATGAGTAGTCCTGTTTTTTATCCAGCAGCTATTGTTCCCAAACAAGTTAAGCCATTTTTAGCATTGAATCCCTTTTCACCAATCATTGAAAGTTTACGGCAAATTACCCTATCAGGCAACTTTCCCGATTTAAATTTAATTTGGGGTGCTTTACTTAGTGGCATAATTATTTTGACACTAGGATGGGCGTGTTTCCAAATGTTACGCAATCAATTTATGGATTTGTTATAA
- a CDS encoding Uma2 family endonuclease translates to MYQTDPPRPPQGTMPTMYDLPSELIGESGLPDEFHCMQADLLTETCQPANYSSAEILLASDLNLYYDPRHPLWYKRPDWYMVLGVPTAEQQQELRLSYVIWQEGVAPYLVVELLSPGTEQEDLGQTLREANKPPTKWEVYERMLRVPYYVVYDRYENNLRVFQLNGAGYKSMALTDNQFWLKELDLGLGLWQGTYQQTTGLWLRWYNTAGWIPTLKEQAQQERQRAEQERQRAEQERQRADKLAEYLRAQGIDPDNLS, encoded by the coding sequence ATGTATCAAACTGACCCGCCCCGTCCGCCACAAGGAACCATGCCAACAATGTATGATTTACCCAGTGAATTAATTGGGGAATCAGGGTTGCCAGACGAATTTCATTGTATGCAAGCAGATTTACTAACTGAAACTTGTCAACCTGCTAACTATTCATCAGCAGAAATTTTACTGGCGAGTGACTTAAACCTTTACTATGACCCCCGCCATCCATTGTGGTACAAACGTCCTGATTGGTACATGGTTTTAGGAGTACCGACAGCAGAACAACAGCAAGAATTACGTTTAAGTTACGTTATATGGCAAGAGGGTGTTGCACCATATTTAGTAGTTGAATTACTTTCCCCAGGTACAGAACAAGAAGATTTGGGACAAACACTGCGGGAAGCCAACAAACCCCCGACTAAATGGGAAGTTTATGAGCGAATGTTGCGCGTTCCTTATTATGTTGTCTATGACCGCTACGAAAACAATTTGCGGGTTTTTCAGCTTAATGGTGCTGGTTATAAGTCAATGGCTTTAACAGATAATCAATTTTGGTTGAAAGAGTTAGATTTAGGCTTGGGTCTTTGGCAAGGTACTTATCAACAGACAACGGGTTTATGGTTACGCTGGTATAACACCGCAGGTTGGATACCCACGCTAAAAGAACAAGCCCAACAAGAACGCCAACGGGCTGAACAAGAACGCCAAAGAGCCGAACAAGAACGTCAACGGGCTGATAAACTGGCAGAGTATTTAAGAGCGCAAGGAATTGACCCAGATAATTTAAGTTAA
- a CDS encoding Uma2 family endonuclease yields the protein MFVTAQQLEQQMPDATRLLSDEPEMETSLHYAQLLLLVTCLEWLWRDQNDYFIGANLTIYFSRQQLRNRDFRGPDFFLVKDTEKRPRNSWVVWEEDGRYPDLIIELLSESTANIDRNLKKSLYENRFHTPEYFWFSPESLEFAGFELIGNKYQQIEPDGRGWCWSEVLGLYLGVENAKLRYFTPEGDLVPTPEEAALNLQQQAIAAYQQAVEAQQQAVEAQQQAVEAQQQAVEAQQQAVEVQQQLSDTELRLQQEQERSQRLAEYLRSLGVDPDTMT from the coding sequence ATGTTTGTCACAGCGCAACAGCTAGAACAACAAATGCCCGATGCAACTCGGTTGTTGAGTGATGAGCCGGAAATGGAAACTTCGTTGCATTATGCACAGCTATTACTGTTAGTTACTTGTTTAGAATGGCTGTGGCGTGACCAAAATGACTATTTTATTGGTGCAAACCTGACAATATACTTTAGTCGTCAGCAATTACGAAATCGAGATTTTCGTGGCCCAGACTTTTTTTTAGTGAAGGATACAGAAAAGCGCCCCCGCAATTCTTGGGTAGTTTGGGAAGAAGATGGTCGTTATCCTGATTTGATTATTGAATTACTCTCGGAAAGCACAGCTAACATTGATCGGAATTTAAAGAAAAGTCTCTATGAAAACCGATTTCACACACCTGAGTATTTTTGGTTTTCACCCGAAAGTCTAGAATTTGCTGGTTTTGAGTTGATTGGCAATAAATATCAACAAATCGAGCCTGATGGGCGTGGCTGGTGTTGGAGTGAGGTACTTGGTCTGTATTTAGGTGTAGAAAATGCTAAACTCCGTTACTTTACTCCTGAAGGGGACTTAGTGCCAACACCAGAAGAGGCGGCGCTAAACCTGCAACAGCAAGCAATTGCAGCATATCAACAGGCAGTTGAGGCACAGCAACAAGCAGTCGAGGCACAGCAACAGGCAGTCGAGGCACAGCAACAAGCAGTTGAGGCACAGCAACAAGCAGTCGAGGTACAGCAGCAGTTATCTGATACTGAATTAAGATTGCAACAAGAACAGGAGCGATCGCAACGCTTGGCAGAATATTTGCGTTCTCTGGGTGTTGACCCAGACACTATGACTTGA
- a CDS encoding DUF2862 domain-containing protein: protein MEIGQKVKVYRLRDRVSSSIAQKLGKVGVIEGYKMTDGSGVGIVVKFEDNSATWFFEDEIKPV from the coding sequence ATGGAAATCGGACAAAAGGTTAAGGTGTATCGTCTACGCGATCGCGTATCTAGCTCAATTGCTCAAAAACTTGGTAAAGTCGGCGTTATCGAAGGCTACAAAATGACTGATGGTAGCGGCGTTGGTATAGTAGTGAAGTTTGAAGATAATAGCGCCACTTGGTTTTTTGAAGACGAAATCAAACCTGTGTAG
- a CDS encoding ArsA family ATPase produces MSLILTFLGKGGIARSKVAIAAAKLLASQGKRVLLAGLAEPVLPILLETTLSADPQEIAPNLQAVQLSASVLLERNWEELKKLEAQYLRTPIFKEVYGQELVALPGMDSALALNAIREYDASGKYDAIIYDGTGDSFTLRLLGLPESLSWYVRRFRQLFVNSDLGKTISESPLIQPLITSFFNINWTADNFAQPTNQVNDFLDKGKAALADPKRVAAFLVTTNDPIEVAVARYLWGSAQQVGLTVGGVIQIADQTTADLTADFAPLSVNVVPDVTQGNWQPLIDALPNFAAQASQVPKPIEIDVHNRQVRLFLPGFDKKQVKLTQVGPEVTVEAGDQRRNIFLPPALTGRSVTGAKFQNNYLIISF; encoded by the coding sequence ATGTCCCTAATATTGACATTTTTGGGCAAAGGCGGCATCGCACGTAGCAAAGTTGCGATCGCCGCAGCTAAACTATTGGCAAGTCAAGGTAAACGTGTACTTCTAGCAGGATTGGCAGAACCAGTTTTACCTATCCTCTTAGAAACTACACTCTCGGCTGACCCTCAAGAAATTGCTCCTAATTTGCAAGCAGTACAGTTGTCTGCATCTGTACTTTTAGAACGCAATTGGGAAGAACTTAAAAAACTAGAGGCACAATACCTCCGTACACCCATTTTTAAAGAGGTTTACGGTCAAGAACTGGTGGCATTGCCAGGAATGGACAGCGCCCTCGCCTTAAATGCTATCCGTGAATATGATGCCAGTGGCAAATATGATGCAATTATTTACGATGGCACTGGTGATTCTTTTACTTTGCGGCTGTTGGGTTTGCCAGAATCTCTCAGTTGGTATGTGCGGCGATTTCGACAGTTGTTTGTCAACTCCGATTTAGGCAAGACAATTTCTGAATCGCCATTAATACAACCACTAATTACCAGTTTTTTCAACATCAATTGGACAGCAGATAACTTTGCTCAACCCACCAATCAAGTCAACGATTTCTTAGATAAGGGTAAAGCGGCTTTGGCTGACCCCAAAAGAGTTGCAGCCTTTTTGGTAACAACCAATGACCCCATAGAAGTGGCAGTTGCTCGTTATTTGTGGGGAAGCGCACAACAAGTTGGTCTGACGGTAGGTGGAGTTATCCAAATTGCTGACCAGACAACAGCAGATTTAACGGCGGATTTTGCACCGCTATCTGTAAATGTTGTGCCGGATGTGACCCAAGGTAACTGGCAACCCCTAATAGATGCCTTACCCAACTTTGCAGCACAAGCCAGCCAAGTACCCAAGCCCATAGAAATCGATGTCCATAACCGTCAGGTACGCTTATTTTTGCCTGGATTTGATAAAAAACAGGTAAAACTTACCCAGGTAGGGCCAGAAGTCACAGTAGAAGCCGGCGACCAACGGCGAAACATCTTCTTACCACCAGCCTTGACTGGTAGATCAGTAACTGGCGCAAAATTCCAAAATAACTATTTGATTATTTCTTTTTAA
- the chlG gene encoding chlorophyll synthase ChlG, producing MTESTPVPPNSNPAEAVDSVIDSSSEAGTVATNERTAKTRQLLGMKGAAPGETSIWKIRLQLMKPITWIPLIWGVVCGAASSGNYTWTLENVLKAAACMLLSGPLLAGYTQTMNDFYDREIDAINEPYRPIPSGAISVPQVVTQILLLLVSGIGLAYVLDIWAGHEFPTVAALAVFGSFISYIYSAPPLKLKQNGWLGNYALGASYIALPWWAGHALFGELNWQVLVLTLIYSLAGLGIAIVNDFKSVEGDRQLGLKSLPVMFGVTTAAWICVLMIDLFQGFMAAYLVSIHENLYAAILVLLIIPQITFQDMYFLRDPLKNDVKYQASAQPFLVLGMLVVGLALGHAGV from the coding sequence ATGACTGAATCAACTCCCGTACCCCCCAATTCCAATCCGGCTGAGGCGGTAGACTCAGTAATAGATAGTTCTAGTGAAGCAGGAACAGTAGCCACAAACGAACGCACTGCCAAAACTCGTCAGCTACTAGGAATGAAAGGCGCAGCGCCAGGAGAAACTTCCATTTGGAAAATTCGCCTGCAATTGATGAAGCCAATTACCTGGATTCCTTTAATTTGGGGCGTGGTTTGCGGTGCAGCTTCCTCTGGTAACTATACCTGGACTCTAGAAAATGTCTTGAAAGCCGCAGCTTGTATGTTACTGTCGGGGCCGCTGCTGGCTGGTTACACCCAAACCATGAATGATTTTTATGACCGCGAAATTGATGCCATTAATGAACCTTACCGTCCCATCCCTTCCGGCGCAATTTCTGTACCCCAGGTAGTAACCCAGATTTTACTATTGTTAGTATCGGGGATTGGTTTGGCATACGTGCTGGATATCTGGGCGGGTCATGAATTTCCAACCGTTGCAGCACTGGCAGTTTTCGGCTCATTTATTTCTTATATTTACTCTGCCCCTCCTCTGAAACTCAAGCAAAATGGTTGGCTGGGTAACTATGCTTTAGGTGCAAGTTACATTGCTTTACCTTGGTGGGCTGGTCATGCTTTGTTTGGTGAACTGAATTGGCAAGTTTTGGTTCTCACCTTAATTTACAGCTTGGCTGGATTGGGGATTGCCATTGTCAACGACTTCAAGAGTGTCGAAGGCGATCGCCAATTAGGATTAAAATCACTACCAGTTATGTTTGGTGTCACCACCGCCGCCTGGATTTGTGTCCTGATGATTGACTTATTCCAAGGCTTTATGGCTGCTTATCTCGTCAGTATCCATGAGAATTTATACGCCGCCATCTTGGTGTTGTTAATCATTCCCCAAATCACTTTCCAGGATATGTACTTTTTGCGTGACCCCTTAAAGAATGACGTGAAATACCAAGCCAGCGCCCAACCATTCCTCGTGCTGGGAATGCTGGTGGTTGGTTTAGCATTAGGTCACGCTGGAGTCTAA
- a CDS encoding alcohol dehydrogenase catalytic domain-containing protein produces the protein MKGLWLENQQLQLRTDIPVPEPQLGEALVRVVRAGICNTDLELQRGYYPYTGILGHEFVGVVEQGPENLINQRVVGEINAACGHCRFCLRGQPTHCENRTVLGIVNRHGAFADYLCLPVKNLHLVPDNVPTDIATFTEPLAAALEIQQQVVVCPDDRVLVVGDGKLGQLVAQTLALTNCDLLVVGRHLEKLANLAARGIKTGLVDAVQDKAFDIAVDCTGNPEGFAIARRALRPRGTLVMKSTYAGNLSLDASSLVVDEITLIGSRCGPFPAALELLAAEKVDVKPLIHAHYPLTEGLTAFAAAQRRGVLKVLLEISKV, from the coding sequence ATGAAAGGACTCTGGCTTGAAAACCAACAACTGCAACTACGCACAGATATTCCAGTTCCAGAACCGCAATTAGGGGAAGCGTTGGTACGGGTTGTGCGGGCGGGAATTTGTAATACTGACCTGGAATTGCAGCGTGGTTACTATCCATATACTGGGATTTTGGGACATGAATTTGTTGGTGTTGTGGAACAAGGCCCAGAGAACTTAATTAATCAACGGGTAGTAGGCGAAATTAACGCCGCCTGTGGTCATTGTCGCTTCTGTCTTCGAGGACAGCCGACGCACTGCGAAAATCGTACAGTACTGGGTATTGTGAACCGTCACGGGGCTTTTGCAGATTATCTGTGTTTACCCGTAAAAAACTTACATCTTGTACCGGATAATGTACCTACAGATATTGCAACTTTTACTGAGCCTCTAGCAGCCGCTTTGGAAATTCAACAGCAAGTGGTTGTTTGTCCCGATGACCGCGTGTTAGTGGTAGGCGATGGTAAACTTGGTCAACTGGTAGCGCAAACACTGGCGTTAACTAACTGTGATTTGTTGGTTGTGGGTCGTCATCTTGAAAAACTGGCGAACTTAGCCGCGAGAGGAATTAAAACGGGTTTAGTTGATGCAGTTCAAGATAAAGCTTTTGATATTGCTGTAGATTGTACAGGTAATCCCGAAGGATTTGCGATCGCTCGTCGTGCTTTACGTCCCCGTGGTACCCTAGTCATGAAAAGTACCTACGCAGGCAACCTCAGTTTAGACGCTTCGTCTTTGGTGGTAGACGAAATCACCCTCATCGGTTCCCGTTGTGGCCCATTCCCCGCAGCACTAGAATTATTAGCAGCAGAAAAAGTAGACGTAAAACCTTTAATTCATGCCCATTATCCCCTGACAGAAGGTCTTACAGCTTTTGCAGCAGCACAACGTCGGGGCGTTTTAAAAGTGTTGTTGGAAATTAGTAAAGTGTGA
- a CDS encoding inositol monophosphatase family protein translates to MNDFWLTVLDFAQTTTTRVCKQLMQDFGQVQALQKADGSLVTRADKWADQEIRDAIAANFSGYGILSEESDKTFPGTEWCWVIDPLDGTTNFTRGIPIWSISLALLYQGTPVFGYIHVPPLGQTFHGFWQGTSGLATPTGAFLNNHPIHTSADAPSSHHFFNLCSRSTAVIQPKFPCKIRMLGVASYNFLTVATGAVLGGIEATPKVWDLAGAWVIVQAAGGSWNSLKSEPFPLITGEDYSDRSYPTLVLSRSELAIVFEPFLKELKI, encoded by the coding sequence ATGAATGATTTTTGGTTAACGGTGCTTGATTTTGCCCAGACTACAACTACCAGGGTGTGCAAACAACTGATGCAAGATTTTGGACAGGTGCAGGCTTTACAAAAAGCGGATGGTAGTTTGGTAACACGCGCCGATAAATGGGCAGATCAAGAAATTCGGGATGCGATCGCCGCTAATTTTTCTGGTTATGGTATTCTCAGCGAAGAATCTGACAAGACCTTTCCGGGGACAGAATGGTGTTGGGTAATTGATCCTTTAGATGGGACAACGAATTTTACCCGTGGTATTCCAATTTGGTCGATTTCTTTGGCTTTGCTGTATCAAGGTACGCCTGTTTTTGGGTATATTCACGTACCGCCATTAGGGCAAACTTTTCACGGTTTTTGGCAAGGTACATCTGGGTTAGCAACACCCACTGGCGCATTTCTCAACAATCATCCCATACATACCAGTGCGGATGCTCCCAGCAGTCATCACTTTTTTAACCTTTGTTCCCGCAGTACAGCCGTTATTCAACCAAAATTTCCCTGCAAAATTCGGATGTTGGGTGTGGCGAGTTATAACTTTCTCACCGTTGCGACTGGCGCAGTGTTGGGTGGAATTGAAGCGACACCAAAAGTTTGGGACTTAGCCGGCGCTTGGGTAATTGTGCAAGCGGCTGGTGGGAGTTGGAATTCTCTTAAATCAGAGCCATTTCCATTGATTACAGGAGAAGATTATAGCGATCGCTCTTATCCTACCCTAGTTCTCAGCCGTTCAGAATTGGCGATCGTTTTTGAACCATTTCTCAAAGAGTTGAAAATTTAA